The following proteins come from a genomic window of Miscanthus floridulus cultivar M001 chromosome 2, ASM1932011v1, whole genome shotgun sequence:
- the LOC136519858 gene encoding uncharacterized protein isoform X2 — protein MGQGPSNYPCSSPLLLADTSTAPFPQPHEPSLSKPLLPPLLPSLSRCPPLQHQYLNWSSETDRGGREDQGDVLDRGFPPTSPSGFSWGSLGYALDVNAERADDVVTHQRLLEEARDSERRPALSVRVVQEFTHLCDMSDDTDHSVHLISRPMHEITFATIDKPKLLSQLTCLLAELGLDIQEAHAFSTIDDYSLDVFVVTGCILRYIVEVLIVVIGCICRHWMAS, from the exons ATGGGCCAAGGGCCATCCAACTACCCCTGTTCGAGCCCCCTCCTTCTGGCCGACACCAGCACCGCCCCCTTTCCCCAACCTCACGAGCCCTCTCTCAGCAAGCCCCTCCTCCCTCCACTTCTCCCTTCCCTTTCTAGATGCCCTCCATTGCAGCATCAATATTTGAATTGGAGCAGCGAAACGGATCGAGGAGGAAGAGAGGATCAAGGAGATGTGTTAGATCGGGGTTTTCCCCCAACCTCCCCCAGCGGATTTTCATGGGGAAGCCTTGG GTACGCGCTGGATGTGAACGCGGAGAGGGCGGACGACGTGGTCACCCACCAGCGGCTGCTCGAGGAGGCGCGCGATTCGGAACGCCGGCCCGCCTTGTCCGTGCGCGTCGTGCAG GAGTTCACACACCTTTGCGACATGAGTGATGATACTGATCACAGTGTACATCTCATTTCCAG GCCAATGCATGAGATAACTTTTGCAACTATTGATAAGCCAAAGCTCCTTAGTCAG CTGACCTGTTTGCTTGCCGAGCTCGGTCTTGACATCCAAGAAGCACATGCATTTTCAACAATTGATGACTACTCATTGGATGTATTTGTCGTCACTGGATGCATCTTGAGGTACATAGTTGAGGTACTCATTGTCGTCATTGGATGTATTTGTCGTCACTGGATGGCATCTTGA
- the LOC136519858 gene encoding serine/threonine-protein kinase STY46-like isoform X3 encodes MPSIAASIFELEQRNGSRRKRGSRRCVRSGFSPNLPQRIFMGKPWVVMLRITPRAVVSFCGRYALDVNAERADDVVTHQRLLEEARDSERRPALSVRVVQVRNPEFTHLCDMSDDTDHSVHLISRPMHEITFATIDKPKLLSQLTCLLAELGLDIQEAHAFSTIDDYSLDVFVVTGCILRYIVEVLIVVIGCICRHWMAS; translated from the exons ATGCCCTCCATTGCAGCATCAATATTTGAATTGGAGCAGCGAAACGGATCGAGGAGGAAGAGAGGATCAAGGAGATGTGTTAGATCGGGGTTTTCCCCCAACCTCCCCCAGCGGATTTTCATGGGGAAGCCTTGG GTGGTAATGCTTCGGATCACGCCTAGAGCAGTTGTCTCCTTCTGTGGGAG GTACGCGCTGGATGTGAACGCGGAGAGGGCGGACGACGTGGTCACCCACCAGCGGCTGCTCGAGGAGGCGCGCGATTCGGAACGCCGGCCCGCCTTGTCCGTGCGCGTCGTGCAGGTCAGAAATCCA GAGTTCACACACCTTTGCGACATGAGTGATGATACTGATCACAGTGTACATCTCATTTCCAG GCCAATGCATGAGATAACTTTTGCAACTATTGATAAGCCAAAGCTCCTTAGTCAG CTGACCTGTTTGCTTGCCGAGCTCGGTCTTGACATCCAAGAAGCACATGCATTTTCAACAATTGATGACTACTCATTGGATGTATTTGTCGTCACTGGATGCATCTTGAGGTACATAGTTGAGGTACTCATTGTCGTCATTGGATGTATTTGTCGTCACTGGATGGCATCTTGA
- the LOC136519858 gene encoding serine/threonine-protein kinase STY46-like isoform X4, whose amino-acid sequence MPSIAASIFELEQRNGSRRKRGSRRCVRSGFSPNLPQRIFMGKPWVVMLRITPRAVVSFCGRYALDVNAERADDVVTHQRLLEEARDSERRPALSVRVVQEFTHLCDMSDDTDHSVHLISRPMHEITFATIDKPKLLSQLTCLLAELGLDIQEAHAFSTIDDYSLDVFVVTGCILRYIVEVLIVVIGCICRHWMAS is encoded by the exons ATGCCCTCCATTGCAGCATCAATATTTGAATTGGAGCAGCGAAACGGATCGAGGAGGAAGAGAGGATCAAGGAGATGTGTTAGATCGGGGTTTTCCCCCAACCTCCCCCAGCGGATTTTCATGGGGAAGCCTTGG GTGGTAATGCTTCGGATCACGCCTAGAGCAGTTGTCTCCTTCTGTGGGAG GTACGCGCTGGATGTGAACGCGGAGAGGGCGGACGACGTGGTCACCCACCAGCGGCTGCTCGAGGAGGCGCGCGATTCGGAACGCCGGCCCGCCTTGTCCGTGCGCGTCGTGCAG GAGTTCACACACCTTTGCGACATGAGTGATGATACTGATCACAGTGTACATCTCATTTCCAG GCCAATGCATGAGATAACTTTTGCAACTATTGATAAGCCAAAGCTCCTTAGTCAG CTGACCTGTTTGCTTGCCGAGCTCGGTCTTGACATCCAAGAAGCACATGCATTTTCAACAATTGATGACTACTCATTGGATGTATTTGTCGTCACTGGATGCATCTTGAGGTACATAGTTGAGGTACTCATTGTCGTCATTGGATGTATTTGTCGTCACTGGATGGCATCTTGA
- the LOC136519858 gene encoding uncharacterized protein isoform X1: MGQGPSNYPCSSPLLLADTSTAPFPQPHEPSLSKPLLPPLLPSLSRCPPLQHQYLNWSSETDRGGREDQGDVLDRGFPPTSPSGFSWGSLGYALDVNAERADDVVTHQRLLEEARDSERRPALSVRVVQVRNPEFTHLCDMSDDTDHSVHLISRPMHEITFATIDKPKLLSQLTCLLAELGLDIQEAHAFSTIDDYSLDVFVVTGCILRYIVEVLIVVIGCICRHWMAS, translated from the exons ATGGGCCAAGGGCCATCCAACTACCCCTGTTCGAGCCCCCTCCTTCTGGCCGACACCAGCACCGCCCCCTTTCCCCAACCTCACGAGCCCTCTCTCAGCAAGCCCCTCCTCCCTCCACTTCTCCCTTCCCTTTCTAGATGCCCTCCATTGCAGCATCAATATTTGAATTGGAGCAGCGAAACGGATCGAGGAGGAAGAGAGGATCAAGGAGATGTGTTAGATCGGGGTTTTCCCCCAACCTCCCCCAGCGGATTTTCATGGGGAAGCCTTGG GTACGCGCTGGATGTGAACGCGGAGAGGGCGGACGACGTGGTCACCCACCAGCGGCTGCTCGAGGAGGCGCGCGATTCGGAACGCCGGCCCGCCTTGTCCGTGCGCGTCGTGCAGGTCAGAAATCCA GAGTTCACACACCTTTGCGACATGAGTGATGATACTGATCACAGTGTACATCTCATTTCCAG GCCAATGCATGAGATAACTTTTGCAACTATTGATAAGCCAAAGCTCCTTAGTCAG CTGACCTGTTTGCTTGCCGAGCTCGGTCTTGACATCCAAGAAGCACATGCATTTTCAACAATTGATGACTACTCATTGGATGTATTTGTCGTCACTGGATGCATCTTGAGGTACATAGTTGAGGTACTCATTGTCGTCATTGGATGTATTTGTCGTCACTGGATGGCATCTTGA